The Candidatus Nealsonbacteria bacterium DNA segment TGTTGGATTATTACAAGTGAAAGAACGATTCACACGGAACTCAAATCTTTTTTTAGTAGAATTATTTCCAGTGTTTCTCACTCTAAAATTCAGGACATTACAATAAACATTAAGGGATTTCTACCAACTATATTGAAATATGGAGATCTTCAAATACAAACTGCCGGTAAATTCCATGAATTTATTTTTAAAGAAATATCAAACCCTTATGAAACTAAGGAAGTAATATATAAAGCCAAAAAAGATATGGAAAAAGGAGGTATTTATACGGAAGAAAACAATAATGTTTAATAATTACTTTGTTTTGATAAAACATATTTATTAATATTTTATGGTGAATATTTTCAACCAAAAGAATATCACTTACTTAGAGTGTATCTTTTATCAGAAAGATAAATATTTTTCTTTCCGAAGAGATAAACCCAAAAAAGTGGAAGCTATGTTGGTGGTAGTAGGTCTTAATTAATAACAAATTAATAATAAAAAATGATATTAACATATATTAATTTCTCGGACAAAGAAGATGCTAAAGATGTTGCAGCGGACCTTGTGGCAAGCGGTTTAGTTTATTCTGTCGATATACTCCCGGCTGAAACTATTTATGCCATAGAGGGCAGGGTAGCAGAAGAAAAATCATACTCTCTTATGTTTTATGCTGAAAAGAATGATTTAAAGAAAATAGACGAATACCTAGATGAAATGACTAAATGTGATTGTTGCTGTGAACCAACAGTAGTCGTGGGTGGAACTTTTGACCACTTTCATAGAGGCCATGAAGAATTACTTAAGACAGCTTTTTCTTTAGGTGATGTTAGTGTAGGACTTACATCTGACAAAATGGCTAAAGAAAGAAAGGGGAGGACAGTAGAGCCTTTTCTAGAAAGAAAAAAGACAATAGAGTCTTTTGCTAAAAATTTCAGAATGCAAGTGGATATTAGGAAAATAGAGGATGAGTTTGGTTTTGCAGTAGATGAGGATTTTGATTATATTGTCGTTTCTAAAGAAACTAAAGATGGAGCAATAAAAATTAACAAAGAGAGAAAGAAAAAAGGTGTAGATCCAATTGAACCTGTGACCGTAAAGCTTCTTTTGGCAGAGGACAAAAAACCAATATCTTCAACTAGAATAGCAAATAAGGAAATTGATAGAGATGGAAAGCTTATTAAATAATTGATTAAAATGATGGAGAATAATCAGGAAAATATAGTTAATATATCAACACCAAAAGATTTAATAATATCAACTTGGGACATTTATAGTAAGAAAATAGGTGTTTTGACTGGAATATTAGCAGTCCCTTTTATCTTGTCATATCTTAGCGGTTATTTTTATGAGATAAATCAAGCACTGGCAGCAATATTGTCGTTTACTTATTTAGTTGCATTCTTTTGGGCACAGGTGGCTATTTTATTTGTGATAATCGATCAAAAGGAGGTGACTTCTTTTCAGGTTGCTGTCCAAAAAGGATGGTCTAAAATATTACCATTCTTTTGGTTATCACTACTAAGCCTGTTTATTATTATTGGTGGTTTTTTTCTTATGATTATCCCCGGAATTATATTTAATGTATGGTTTCTTTTTCCTAGCTTTATTCTTATTATAGAGAATAAAGGAGGAATGGATGCTTTTATGAGGAGTAAACAGTTAGTAACGGGTTATTGGCTAAAGATTTTTGGTAGAACAATATTCCTATTTGCTTTAGTGTTCTTATTTATTTCTCCTATAATCCTCGTTACCATGTTAATCCCATTCATTAATACAGAGATTGTAAGTAACTTAATATCTTCCTTTATTGTAACTCCTATTGTCTTAATATTTTCCTATTTAATTTACAAAGATCTTATTAAAATTAAGCTAGATACCCCAGCGGTAGTTGCAACAACAAAAGATAGGGTAAAATTCTTAACCGTAGGTTTAATCGGCTGGATTATTGGCCTTATAATTATTGTTTCTGTAATAAAGCAGGCAACTTAGGTTATTACTTGGATTCGTAAATAGCAGCTTTTATGTTTTTTTTTGCTGTAGCTGTTTTTATATAATTCAACCATTTTCTACTCGGCTTACTACTTTTCTTGGTAATTATTTCAACGATGTCACCATTCTTAAGCGGGCTATCTAGGGAAACCATTTTCCCATTAACCTTTACTCCTGCAGTATGGTTTCCCACCTCTGAATGGATAGAGTATGCAAAGTCAATTGGACTAGAATCAATTGGTAAGTCAATAACATCTCCTTTGGGAGTAAAAACAAATATTCTTTGTTGAAAGAAATCATCTTTAAGTTCTTCGGTAAGATTTCCTTGTCCCTCTACTATTTTTTGATATTCTACTAATTCTTTTATCCAGGCGGGTACATCATCAAAATTTATCTCTTTGGTTTTTTTATGCTTCTCAAAACCATTTTTAAATGGAAGCAATCTTTTAATCCATAAGAAATTAGATCCTAGTTTATTATTAAGACCGCCCTTATATAAAAGATGTGAAGCAATTCCATACTCAGCTTCTCTGTGCATTTCAGTCGTCTTTATTTGTATTTCTACTACATTGCCATAGCCAGTGAATATGGTTGTATGAAGAGCTTGATAGCCGTTTGGTTTGGGAAAGGCAATATAATCCTTAATTCTACCTGGTAATGGCCTCCAAGTGCCATGTATGACCCCTAGAACTTTATAACAATCCTTAACATCTGGCAGTATTATACATAAAGCGGAGATATCATAAATTTTATCTATATTCCAATCTTTTCTAAGTAATTTATTGTAAAGACTGTAAAGCGTCTTTATCCTGTAATTGACAGTAAATTCAGTAATGCCATTTTTTGCCAACCCCTTTTTTACTGACCTTTGAAACTTGCTTAATTTTTGATCATCTTCTCTACTTTTTTCTCGATAAAGTTCGCTGGTTTTTTTATATTCTTTTGGATAAACAAAAGGGAAAACTCCGTCTTCTAATTCTCTATGCAATTTTCTAATACCCAGTCTGTAGGCAATAGGGACATATATTTCTAATGTTTCTGTCGCTATTCTTGCTCGCTTATAATCGGGGATGTGTTCCAAGGTACTCATATTATGGAGTCTATCAGCTAACTTAATGATAATTACTCTAATATCTTGAGAAACGGCAATAAATAATTTTCTTAAACTTTCATTATGTCTTTTTACACCTCTATACTTTAACTTACCCAGCTTAGTCACTCCTTGGACCAGGAAAAGTATTTCAGCTCCAAACTCTTTTTCAATATCCTCTTCCGTTGCTTTACCATCTTCAATAACATCATGTAATAACCCTGCACATATAGTTACCGGGCTCATTTTAAGATCGGCAAGAATTTTAGCTGTTTCATAAGGATGAAGAAAATACGGCTCTCCAGATAACCTGACCTGTCCTTCATGCATTTTTTTAGAAAAATTAAAAGCTCTTGATATTAAATCAATGTCTTTTTCGAAGAGGGGATTTGTTGAATTAATTATTTCTTTTACGCTTTCCATAAGTCGATTCTATTATAAATAAATGCCATTAACAAGAGTTAGTGTCTTAACAAAATATTAATGCGCTTTGTAATTAATATATTTTCCAATGAAGGCTACGCAAATTTTCTTAAACCCAGACATGTTAAACATATTATTGGACTACTTCTTTTTTTATGATATAAATCAGTATTAATTATAGTGATTAATTAGAGCTTTACCATTTAGGACGTAGTATTTCATGTTATTGCTATATTTATGATTCTATATTTTGGCAGTCTTCCAAGATAGAAAAAAACTTGCTAATATTTTAATACTAATTAAAAAATATGAAGGTATATTTTGCCAGACACGGAGAAACTGGGTTCAATACAAAGAAACTATTCCAAAACAAAGATATTTCTCTTACAGAAAAAGGGGAGTCGCAAGCTAATCTTTTGGCGGATAGGTTTTTAAAGATTCCAATAGATGTAATTCTGTGCAGTACATGCAAAAGGGCAGAACAAACTGCTGAAATTATAAATAAAAAGTTAGACAAGGAGATAGTTTACAGTGATTATCTAGCAGAAAAAAAGTGGCCGGATGAAATAATAGGAAAAGAATTTAGAGGTCCCGAGTATTTGAAATTTAAAGAATTCTTTATAAAGAATTTAAATGATCCGGACTGTCATTATTCAAACGAAGAAAACTTTTTTGATTTTCGTGAAAGAGTTTTTTTGTTTTTCGATTTCTTAGATAAAAGGAGAGAAGAAGATATTTTAGTTGTTTCCCACGGAGGAACAATCAAGATGATAATTTGTTTAATGATGCTTGGAAAAGATTTTGGACCAGATATTTATTTCAAAGTCATTGAGTTCTTTAGGATATATAATACGGGAATTACTCTTTGCGAGAAGAATGAGGAAAACAAATGGCACCTAATGACATGGAACGACCATGCTCACTTGGGCTAGGGGGGAAACCAAGCCTTATTTTCATTGATTGGAAAGTTAGAAAGTGTTAAAAATGTTTAGATATTACCTTTATTGAGACTCTTTTTTTATTGATTCCTTTCCATTTTTTCTTTTATCTCACCAACCAGTTCACCTTCGGTCATTTGTCTGGTATCTTCTTTACCTCTTTCACGAACAGATAGATTGCCTGATTCCATTTCTCGATTACCGATTACTAGGATATAGGGAATTTTCTCTTGAGAGGCTTTCCTTACTTTGTTT contains these protein-coding regions:
- a CDS encoding RelA/SpoT family protein is translated as MESVKEIINSTNPLFEKDIDLISRAFNFSKKMHEGQVRLSGEPYFLHPYETAKILADLKMSPVTICAGLLHDVIEDGKATEEDIEKEFGAEILFLVQGVTKLGKLKYRGVKRHNESLRKLFIAVSQDIRVIIIKLADRLHNMSTLEHIPDYKRARIATETLEIYVPIAYRLGIRKLHRELEDGVFPFVYPKEYKKTSELYREKSREDDQKLSKFQRSVKKGLAKNGITEFTVNYRIKTLYSLYNKLLRKDWNIDKIYDISALCIILPDVKDCYKVLGVIHGTWRPLPGRIKDYIAFPKPNGYQALHTTIFTGYGNVVEIQIKTTEMHREAEYGIASHLLYKGGLNNKLGSNFLWIKRLLPFKNGFEKHKKTKEINFDDVPAWIKELVEYQKIVEGQGNLTEELKDDFFQQRIFVFTPKGDVIDLPIDSSPIDFAYSIHSEVGNHTAGVKVNGKMVSLDSPLKNGDIVEIITKKSSKPSRKWLNYIKTATAKKNIKAAIYESK
- a CDS encoding histidine phosphatase family protein yields the protein MKVYFARHGETGFNTKKLFQNKDISLTEKGESQANLLADRFLKIPIDVILCSTCKRAEQTAEIINKKLDKEIVYSDYLAEKKWPDEIIGKEFRGPEYLKFKEFFIKNLNDPDCHYSNEENFFDFRERVFLFFDFLDKRREEDILVVSHGGTIKMIICLMMLGKDFGPDIYFKVIEFFRIYNTGITLCEKNEENKWHLMTWNDHAHLG
- a CDS encoding PH domain-containing protein, encoding MIKFREGEKIYEVKRRHPFVIIKSLLMIGLLFLIVLIFMFILFFTSFSFPEFLTDIAPFLLEVQIRFLGLFACSLILLILWQSAFISFANYYLDCWIITSERTIHTELKSFFSRIISSVSHSKIQDITINIKGFLPTILKYGDLQIQTAGKFHEFIFKEISNPYETKEVIYKAKKDMEKGGIYTEENNNV
- a CDS encoding phosphopantetheine adenylyltransferase, coding for MILTYINFSDKEDAKDVAADLVASGLVYSVDILPAETIYAIEGRVAEEKSYSLMFYAEKNDLKKIDEYLDEMTKCDCCCEPTVVVGGTFDHFHRGHEELLKTAFSLGDVSVGLTSDKMAKERKGRTVEPFLERKKTIESFAKNFRMQVDIRKIEDEFGFAVDEDFDYIVVSKETKDGAIKINKERKKKGVDPIEPVTVKLLLAEDKKPISSTRIANKEIDRDGKLIK